The following proteins are encoded in a genomic region of Magallana gigas chromosome 1, xbMagGiga1.1, whole genome shotgun sequence:
- the LOC117687925 gene encoding neurocan core protein-like, with amino-acid sequence MLLFQNSNWLVLVISYVLCEGSLQPGFAKLQRGQRLDRKMIQSFAEVSFLDCVIECVVTPRCKSVNYFKGANFCEINYENKTTAETNYVNSTGWVYSEKEHWPKELAGTCENANCLINQTCKHKRYTQDKAFDCVPSDCGIPFKTGIDLSTTKREDAIGIHRRIHASCSDGYFQFGSGQLICQSNGEWKYDIVCEEGWVQSENHIYRLFTEKKNWESAKDHCESIDAYLVEIESSEENTWIYHDIVQQHFLPIMNHCTHSKWNCTVWIGGSDQSRESQFIWSKSKNIITFTKWFLDNPDNYKGNEDCIEMLAITGEWNDRSCDYNTGFICEKNLN; translated from the exons ATGCTGCTGTTCCAAAACTCTAACTGGCTGGTCCTGGTCATTTCATATGTGCTATGTGAGGGCAGTCTACAGCCGGGATTTGCTAAACTTCAGCGTGGTCAAAGACTAGACAGAAAAATGATCCAATCCTTTGCAGAAGTCAGTTTCTTGGACTGTGTTATAGAATGTGTTGTAACACCACGGTGTAAGTCTGTCAACTATTTCAAAGGGGCTAACTTCTGTGAAATCAATTACGAAAATAAGACGACAGCAGAGACTAATTACGTTAACAGCACTGGATGGGTATACAGTGAAAAGGAGCACTGGCCTAag GAGCTTGCCGGAACCTGCGAAAACGCAAACTGTCTAATTAACCAGACATGCAAACACAAAAGATATACACAAGACAAAGCATTTGATTGTGTTCCATCAG ATTGCGGGATACCCTTTAAAACAGGAATAGATCTGAGTACAACAAAACGTGAGGACGCCATTGGTATACACAGAAGGATACACGCCTCGTGTTCTGACGGATACTTCCAGTTTGGTTCAGGACAATTGATCTGTCAGTCAAACGGGGAGTGGAAATACGACATTGTATGTGAAGAAG GTTGGGTTCAGAGCGAAAATCATATCTATCGCTTATTCACAGAAAAGAAGAATTGGGAGAGTGCAAAG GACCACTGTGAATCAATAGATGCCTATCTGGTAGAGATCGAATCGTCGGAAGAAAACACTTGGATCTATCATGATATCGTTCAACAACACTTTCTCCCGATAATGA ATCATTGTACACACAGTAAATGGAACTGTACAGTGTGGATTGGTGGCAGTGACCAGAGCAGGGAGTCACAATTTATCTGGAGCAAGAGTAAAAATATAATCACTTTCACAAAATGGTTCTTGGATAACCCAGATAACTATAAGGGCAATGAAGACTGTATTGAGATGTTAGCTATTACTGGGGAGTGGAATGACAGGTCATGTGATTACAACACTGGTTTTATATGTGAAAAAAACTTAAACtga
- the LOC105321286 gene encoding neurocan core protein, translating to MFFLTSRFSLCLFCFHFAPCFCNLKQGFSKLQRGHRLDRSVISSFPEFSFLDCVTECLVSPRCASVNYFKGANFCELNYKKKQTAYTKFTESPGWVYSDKDHWPEELAGTCSKSNCSLNEKCVHTKYTKETLFKCVISDCGLPYRAGIDLRTTKREDAIGIHRRIHASCSDGYSQFGSGRLICQSNGEWKYDIVCEEILVHYGYHVYRPFEEKKTWNRAKVHCESIGAYLVEIESVEENEWILFNIVNQHLNSEKVWTGGSDQINEKDFIWSNSRNSVNLTQWSPKEPNDIGHYENCIEMYASNGMWNDIPCTSMNPFICEKQIN from the exons atgtttttcctAACTTCTAGATTCTctttgtgtttgttttgttttcattttgctcCGTGTTTTTGTAATCTAAAGCAGGGCTTTTCTAAACTTCAACGTGGACATCGGCTGGACAGAAGCGTGATCAgttccttcccagaattcagTTTTCTGGACTGTGTAACTGAGTGTTTAGTTTCACCACGTTGTGCATCAGTCAATTATTTCAAAGGAGCAAATTTCTGTGAACTTAACTACAAAAAGAAACAGACGGCGTATACTAAGTTCACAGAGAGCCCTGGGTGGGTTTACAGCGATAAGGACCATTGGCCGGAG gaaCTAGCCGGAACATGTTCCAAGTCAAACTGCAGCCTCAACGAGAAATGTGTCcatacaaaatatacaaaggAAACACTTTTTAAATGTGTTATTTCAG attGTGGATTACCTTATCGAGCAGGAATAGATCTGAGAACAACAAAACGCGAGGACGCCATTGGTATACACAGAAGGATACACGCTTCGTGTTCTGACGGATACTCCCAGTTTGGTTCAGGACGATTGATCTGTCAGTCAAACGGGGAGTGGAAATACGACATTGTCTGTGAAGAGA ttttgGTTCATTACGGTTATCATGTTTATCGCCCATTCGAAGAAAAGAAGACTTGGAACAGGGCAAAGGTCCATTGTGAATCAATTGGTGCCTATTTAGTAGAGATTGAATCGGTTGAGGAAAATGAATGGATCCTTTTCAACATCGTTAATCAACATCTTAATTCGGAAAAGG tgtGGACTGGGGGCAGCGACCAGATCAATGAGAAAGATTTTATCTGGAGTAATAGTAGAAATTCTGTCAATCTAACCCAATGGTCACCAAAAGAGCCAAATGACATTGGACATTACGAGAACTGTATAGAGATGTATGCTTCAAATGGGATGTGGAATGACATTCCATGTACTTCCATGAACCCTTTCATATGTGAAAAACAAATCAACTGA